The window CCGACACCCGCAGTACCGCTCCCGTCGTGTAGGAGGCGTCAGGTGACATCAGCCATGCGACGGCCGCGGCGATCTCCTCCGCCCGGCCCGCCCGGCCCAGCGGGATGTTTCCGGCCGCGCGCCGCACCCGGTCCGGGTCGCCCATCGCCGTGTGCATCTGGGTGTCGATCATGCCAGGCGCGACCGCGTTGACGCGGATGCCGTCCGGGCCGAGCTCCTTGGCCAGGCCGACGGTGAAGGCGTCCACGGCGGCCTTGGTCGCGGCGTAGTGGACGAACTCCCCGGGGCTGCCGAGTGTGGCGGCCGCGGACGACACGTTCACGATCACGCCGTTCTTCCGGGGCACCATCAGCTGGGCCGCACGGCGCGAACACAGCAGTGTGCCCAGGAGGTTGACGTCCACGACGCGCCGCAGGTCGGCGGTGTCGGTGTCGGCGAGCCGGCCCAGCGGTCCGCTCACCCCGGCGTTGTTCACCAGTCCCGTCACCGGCCCGAGCCGCTCCTCCGCCATCTCGAAGAGCCGCTCGACGTCCGCCTCCACGGAGGTGTCCATGCGTACGGTCACCCCGCGCGCCCCGGCCTCGAGCACCTCGTCGGCCACCGCCTCGGCGGCCGCGGTGTCGTCGACGTACCCGACGACCACGTCGTGCCCGTCGGCCGCCAGCCGCCGGCAGATCGCGGCCCCGATGCCCCGGCCACCGCCGGTGACGACTGTCACGAGACGTTTCAT of the Streptomyces sp. NBC_01788 genome contains:
- a CDS encoding SDR family NAD(P)-dependent oxidoreductase, whose translation is MKRLVTVVTGGGRGIGAAICRRLAADGHDVVVGYVDDTAAAEAVADEVLEAGARGVTVRMDTSVEADVERLFEMAEERLGPVTGLVNNAGVSGPLGRLADTDTADLRRVVDVNLLGTLLCSRRAAQLMVPRKNGVIVNVSSAAATLGSPGEFVHYAATKAAVDAFTVGLAKELGPDGIRVNAVAPGMIDTQMHTAMGDPDRVRRAAGNIPLGRAGRAEEIAAAVAWLMSPDASYTTGAVLRVSGGR